One Lysinibacillus sp. OF-1 DNA segment encodes these proteins:
- a CDS encoding AAA family ATPase, with the protein MLKSWHLKGFKSIYERTNFDILPLTIFTGANSSGKSSVIQSILLSTQTIQNNVPSKPIILNGQIIRLGSFNDILSFNNEDKNITIGFELESSHVYHEEEEEAKDKNKKKNIISCTYKFSIKDDNEVSSLQPVLTNSKISIYNPDDATKILNNIEVKKTPLSISEKLKKYNIDSINERSYPSLDLDVISPIVPKNYSYLSKYRYDAFSSLNEVYIGAEMLHFIPQKIVSLYNRNELTAIKSLNFLKFPMYEDIPPTNELANPKLVDILNHKITDILNEFNTSDRYKHSNRNHFINSLADSYFKDGEFKHLSKFISVLPTAFSREWTEYIESNQKKLIELMISDSKPKYELSSRIHSINPIFIDEIVSYFNNKVKYLGPLRDEPKPIYPNSSSLDSKDVGYRGEYTAAVLELHKDTIINYYSPVDLELDEYIEKEGRLLDAVLEWLNYMGISENVKTYDRGKLGHELQVKLSSEGKYHDLTNVGVGVSQVLPILVMTLLAENNSTIIFEQPELHLHPKVQTRLADFFVTMIKLNKQCIVETHSEYLINRLRYKAVSSPKDNINKNVMIYFVEQEEGKSKYRPIQINDYGVIEDWPKGFFDEHEKNATAILKAARQKNRRK; encoded by the coding sequence TTGTTAAAAAGTTGGCATTTAAAAGGATTTAAATCTATTTACGAAAGAACAAATTTCGATATTTTACCACTGACGATTTTCACTGGAGCTAATAGCTCAGGTAAAAGTTCTGTAATTCAAAGTATTTTATTGAGTACTCAAACAATACAAAATAATGTCCCCTCAAAACCAATAATTTTAAATGGACAAATAATTAGACTAGGGAGCTTTAATGATATTTTATCTTTTAATAATGAAGACAAAAATATCACTATTGGCTTTGAATTAGAAAGTTCTCATGTTTATCACGAAGAAGAAGAAGAGGCCAAAGATAAGAATAAAAAGAAGAATATAATTTCTTGTACCTATAAATTCTCTATTAAAGATGATAATGAAGTTTCATCCCTTCAGCCTGTATTAACTAATAGCAAAATCTCTATTTATAACCCAGACGATGCTACAAAAATTTTAAATAATATTGAAGTGAAAAAAACACCGCTCTCAATAAGTGAAAAATTAAAAAAATATAATATTGATTCAATTAATGAACGCTCATATCCAAGTTTAGATTTAGATGTAATTAGCCCTATAGTTCCTAAGAACTATTCCTATTTATCAAAGTATAGATATGATGCTTTTTCTTCTTTAAATGAGGTTTATATTGGGGCTGAAATGTTACATTTTATTCCTCAAAAAATAGTTTCTCTATATAATCGAAATGAATTAACTGCTATTAAATCTTTAAATTTCCTTAAATTCCCTATGTATGAAGATATTCCTCCAACTAATGAATTAGCAAATCCAAAATTAGTTGATATCTTAAACCATAAAATTACTGATATACTTAATGAATTTAACACTTCGGATCGGTACAAACACTCTAACAGGAATCACTTTATTAATTCACTAGCAGATAGTTATTTTAAAGATGGAGAATTTAAACATTTAAGTAAATTTATTAGCGTATTACCAACTGCTTTCTCACGAGAATGGACAGAATACATCGAATCAAATCAGAAAAAATTAATTGAACTAATGATTTCTGATTCAAAACCGAAGTACGAGTTGTCTTCAAGAATCCACTCAATTAATCCAATATTTATTGATGAGATCGTTAGTTACTTTAATAATAAGGTTAAGTATTTAGGCCCTTTGAGAGACGAGCCAAAGCCTATTTATCCTAATTCCAGCTCCCTTGATTCCAAAGACGTTGGATATCGCGGTGAATATACAGCAGCAGTGCTTGAACTACATAAAGACACTATCATAAATTATTACTCTCCTGTTGATTTAGAGCTTGATGAGTATATTGAAAAAGAGGGACGACTTCTTGATGCAGTTCTTGAGTGGTTAAACTATATGGGAATTAGTGAGAATGTGAAAACATACGACAGAGGAAAACTTGGACACGAGCTACAAGTTAAATTAAGCTCTGAAGGAAAATATCATGATCTTACAAATGTTGGAGTAGGGGTTTCGCAAGTTTTACCAATATTAGTTATGACTTTATTGGCAGAAAATAATTCTACGATAATTTTCGAGCAACCTGAGCTACATCTGCACCCAAAAGTACAAACAAGACTAGCTGACTTTTTTGTAACAATGATCAAACTAAATAAACAGTGTATTGTTGAAACTCATAGTGAATATCTAATAAATAGGTTAAGGTATAAAGCTGTTTCTTCTCCAAAAGATAATATTAATAAAAATGTAATGATTTATTTTGTAGAACAAGAAGAAGGCAAATCAAAATACCGTCCGATTCAAATAAATGATTATGGTGTAATTGAAGATTGGCCAAAAGGCTTCTTTGATGAACATGAAAAAAACGCTACAGCTATTTTAAAAGCAGCAAGACAAAAAAATAGGAGGAAGTGA
- a CDS encoding zinc ribbon domain-containing protein YjdM — protein MAAYPNCPKCHSEYTYEDGVNYVCPECAHEWSMNASEQESDALIVKDANGNLLADGDSVTIIKDLKVKGSSSTLKIGTKVKSIRLVEGDHNIDCKIDGFGAMKLKSEFVKKA, from the coding sequence ATGGCAGCTTATCCAAATTGTCCAAAATGTCATTCTGAATATACGTATGAGGATGGCGTAAACTATGTGTGTCCGGAATGTGCACATGAGTGGAGTATGAACGCATCAGAACAGGAGTCGGATGCACTTATTGTAAAGGATGCAAATGGCAATCTGTTAGCTGACGGCGATTCAGTTACCATTATTAAGGATTTAAAGGTGAAGGGTAGTTCTTCCACTTTAAAAATTGGGACAAAGGTAAAAAGTATTCGTCTTGTAGAAGGCGATCATAATATTGACTGTAAAATTGATGGCTTTGGTGCTATGAAATTAAAGTCAGAATTCGTGAAAAAAGCATAA
- a CDS encoding zf-HC2 domain-containing protein — MSQECSIVEDLIPLYKKQKLQAPTIEFVEQHLTTCQQCQRLAHSQPTQDEYLPMKRTLSFFHIIFIVLSFMFAINSSLLGNQKGFVISYALFGCLSYLFYKNIWIVFIISSVPVFVWAIINNLNNGLYITTYSFAEIGALVIAAGYIALLHTIFALLGAAFAILLRRVFQ; from the coding sequence TTGTCACAGGAATGCTCGATTGTAGAAGATTTAATACCTCTTTATAAAAAACAAAAGCTCCAAGCACCGACGATAGAATTTGTAGAACAACATCTAACAACTTGTCAGCAATGTCAGCGGCTAGCCCATTCACAGCCAACTCAAGATGAATACTTACCCATGAAAAGAACATTATCCTTTTTTCACATCATATTTATTGTGTTATCTTTTATGTTTGCCATTAATTCATCCTTACTCGGCAATCAAAAGGGCTTTGTTATCTCATATGCACTTTTCGGTTGTCTTTCTTACCTTTTCTATAAAAACATCTGGATTGTCTTTATCATAAGCTCCGTGCCTGTATTTGTTTGGGCTATCATTAATAATCTAAATAATGGGCTCTATATTACAACCTATTCCTTCGCAGAAATAGGAGCACTCGTGATTGCAGCCGGCTACATCGCTCTTTTACATACAATTTTCGCCTTATTAGGTGCTGCTTTTGCCATTCTACTACGTAGGGTTTTTCAATAA
- a CDS encoding YfbR-like 5'-deoxynucleotidase has translation MIFIGIHQFFTNLNDLERIIRCPGRFKFEEHNVAAHSWKVSQYAMFFATLEEMNGAEVDWKSLYEKTINHDFAEVFIGDIKTPVKHASPELKQMLAHVEEKMMEKFIINEIPQEFQAIFFERMKEGKDNTLEGRLLEFADKLDQFYEAFAELKRGNTDKEFVYMYQSALSKLLAIPLEATVQYFRTEILKDAVKEKTHIDIQALTDEVLKPNK, from the coding sequence GTGATTTTTATAGGAATTCATCAATTTTTTACAAACCTTAATGACTTAGAGCGTATCATTCGCTGCCCTGGTCGCTTCAAGTTCGAAGAGCATAATGTGGCTGCCCATTCTTGGAAAGTCTCACAATACGCAATGTTCTTCGCAACATTAGAAGAAATGAATGGAGCAGAAGTGGATTGGAAGTCCTTATATGAAAAAACCATCAACCATGACTTTGCTGAAGTTTTTATTGGAGATATAAAGACCCCTGTCAAACATGCGAGTCCAGAGCTAAAGCAAATGCTAGCACATGTGGAAGAAAAGATGATGGAAAAATTTATTATCAATGAAATTCCACAAGAATTTCAGGCTATATTTTTTGAACGGATGAAGGAAGGTAAGGACAACACGTTAGAGGGGCGTTTGCTCGAATTTGCGGATAAGCTCGATCAATTTTATGAAGCTTTCGCTGAATTAAAGCGTGGCAATACTGACAAAGAATTTGTCTATATGTACCAATCAGCCCTTTCAAAACTTTTGGCGATTCCACTTGAAGCAACAGTGCAATATTTCCGCACAGAAATTTTAAAGGATGCAGTAAAGGAAAAAACGCATATCGATATTCAAGCCTTAACAGATGAAGTACTAAAGCCAAATAAATAA
- a CDS encoding DUF2269 family protein: MFSIYTLLLYIHILSAVLSIGPLFVVLTIVKKMRTASNDEMPPYIEAFKGAIAIVKHSGHVLVASGILLMWYAGYHWNTSWIVMTFLVMFASIVFLARAFKPTLRTFNTPSYNQQQFVSLLQRKTWMYILLLLIMLWLMVAKPIFW; encoded by the coding sequence ATGTTTTCCATTTATACACTTCTTCTTTATATACATATTTTAAGTGCCGTTCTTTCGATTGGGCCTTTGTTCGTTGTGTTAACGATTGTTAAAAAAATGCGCACAGCTTCCAATGATGAAATGCCACCATATATAGAAGCGTTTAAAGGGGCTATTGCTATTGTTAAACATTCAGGACATGTCCTAGTAGCCTCAGGTATTTTGCTAATGTGGTATGCAGGCTATCATTGGAATACTTCATGGATTGTCATGACCTTCCTTGTGATGTTTGCATCCATTGTATTTTTAGCTAGAGCGTTTAAACCGACATTACGTACATTTAATACGCCTTCTTATAATCAACAACAATTTGTTTCTCTTTTACAGCGTAAAACGTGGATGTATATTTTATTATTGCTTATCATGCTTTGGTTAATGGTAGCAAAGCCGATTTTCTGGTAA
- a CDS encoding FtsX-like permease family protein, whose translation MSFNHIVLQNILRDKWTYVSYFLSSMFSIIIFFLFSVIVFHPSLKSLDPDSTLGISLMLASMLVYLFSFIYITYSIMAFLRKKTKTLGIFMITGASMKQIRKLVFRENLLIGILAILFAIVLGLVITPLFLMGAKVVLKAETFGMYMPLQAIGLTIGLFLILFVVISTVITRFINKEASIQLLKSDTIIEKSIKPHYVLFILSIMITGILAYFLKTEHAIVDTLGILYYLLFFTSILCTIHLVIAQGLRLFLKIFERSPAYLRKTNMLLASNLNAKMKSHANMLFLITILLSGVFLCTSILFSSYYNVKKDSEENYPYSFQYIADPKADDNMVKADLDYLENNLSSVRAQKFFIEFKSNEDQRIGYMALTDYNLLQQQENVLHQNEFIAVAGSRGVATITDNASDPYIKSFKLTKTIEQNLLSTGFQHSYFIVPDSIYQAIDYPVYKTYIYELDNWAAHIELANIITKNIPSLPGERYVTSKIDLYDTEMFIKSVMFFIGSMLSLIFLSAAMSILYFYLQTTLLQEKEKYIGIRKLGLSKKELATVIAKELAILIFVPFTIAIMLLLTTLLSMRTMVSTAFLQVSMASSCCFFVLFLISYLFIRKSYFKRLVS comes from the coding sequence ATGAGCTTTAATCACATCGTCCTTCAAAATATTTTACGGGACAAATGGACATACGTTTCTTATTTCTTAAGTAGCATGTTTTCCATTATTATTTTCTTTTTATTTTCTGTGATCGTCTTTCATCCAAGTCTGAAAAGCTTAGACCCCGATTCGACACTTGGTATCTCACTGATGTTAGCTAGTATGCTCGTTTATTTATTTTCTTTTATTTATATCACCTATTCAATTATGGCGTTTTTACGTAAGAAGACCAAAACGCTAGGAATATTTATGATTACGGGAGCTTCCATGAAGCAAATTCGTAAGCTTGTATTCCGAGAAAATTTGTTAATTGGCATTTTAGCTATTCTATTTGCGATCGTTCTCGGACTTGTCATTACGCCACTTTTTTTAATGGGGGCAAAGGTTGTTTTAAAGGCAGAAACGTTTGGTATGTACATGCCTCTACAAGCAATTGGCTTAACGATTGGCTTATTTCTGATTTTATTTGTGGTGATATCGACAGTCATAACGAGGTTCATTAATAAAGAAGCATCTATTCAGCTCTTAAAAAGTGATACGATTATCGAAAAATCGATTAAGCCGCATTATGTGTTGTTCATTTTAAGCATAATGATAACTGGTATATTAGCGTACTTCTTAAAAACTGAGCATGCCATTGTAGACACGCTAGGTATTCTCTATTATCTGTTATTTTTCACTAGTATTCTTTGTACAATTCATTTAGTCATCGCACAGGGCTTGAGGCTATTTTTAAAAATATTTGAAAGGTCCCCTGCCTATCTTCGTAAAACGAATATGCTGTTGGCATCCAATTTAAATGCAAAAATGAAATCACATGCAAATATGCTGTTTCTAATCACTATCCTATTAAGCGGTGTCTTTCTATGCACTAGCATTTTATTTAGCTCTTATTACAATGTAAAAAAGGATAGTGAAGAAAATTACCCGTATAGCTTTCAATACATTGCTGATCCAAAGGCTGACGACAATATGGTAAAGGCTGATCTTGATTATCTTGAAAATAATCTATCATCGGTTCGTGCACAAAAGTTTTTTATTGAATTTAAATCAAATGAGGATCAACGCATTGGCTATATGGCATTAACGGATTATAACCTGTTACAACAACAGGAAAATGTCCTACATCAAAATGAATTTATTGCTGTAGCAGGAAGTCGAGGTGTAGCGACTATAACAGACAATGCCAGTGACCCGTATATAAAGTCGTTCAAACTTACTAAAACGATTGAGCAAAATCTGCTATCTACTGGTTTCCAGCATAGTTATTTCATTGTACCTGACAGCATCTACCAAGCCATAGACTACCCAGTTTATAAAACCTATATTTATGAGCTAGACAACTGGGCAGCCCATATAGAATTGGCGAATATAATTACTAAAAACATACCATCTCTACCTGGAGAACGTTATGTTACTTCCAAAATTGATTTGTATGACACGGAGATGTTTATCAAAAGCGTCATGTTCTTTATAGGCTCTATGTTAAGTTTAATTTTCTTAAGTGCTGCCATGAGTATACTGTATTTCTATTTGCAAACTACATTACTACAGGAGAAGGAAAAGTATATTGGCATCCGTAAGCTAGGGCTTTCCAAAAAAGAATTAGCTACCGTTATTGCCAAAGAGTTAGCGATCCTTATATTTGTGCCGTTCACTATTGCCATTATGCTATTGCTGACGACATTATTGTCTATGCGTACAATGGTCTCTACGGCATTTTTACAGGTTTCCATGGCTAGCTCTTGCTGTTTCTTTGTGCTTTTCCTCATTAGTTACCTATTTATTCGTAAAAGCTATTTTAAACGCCTTGTAAGCTAA
- a CDS encoding ABC transporter ATP-binding protein, whose translation MGNTILQVTNLQKEYIGELTYKALNGIDFQLSQQEFVAVMGPSGSGKTTFLNSVSTIDRPTAGDIIINNRNPYVLNDEELAQFRRSELGFVFQDFNLVHTLTVKENILLPLTLDSFPAPKMRQRLKHVAQFLGIEELLPKRIYEISGGQKQRVAIARAVIHEPSLLLADEPTGNLDSKAVNDVMNLFTSINHELKTAILMVTHDPYVASFANRIIFMKDGKLYNEIHRGNNRKQFYQEIMDTLAFLGGGHHEL comes from the coding sequence GTGGGGAATACAATACTTCAAGTAACCAATTTACAAAAAGAATATATCGGTGAGCTCACATATAAAGCGTTAAACGGAATTGATTTTCAGCTAAGTCAACAGGAATTCGTAGCTGTCATGGGTCCTTCTGGTAGTGGAAAAACAACATTTTTAAATAGTGTATCTACTATTGATCGGCCTACTGCTGGTGATATCATCATCAATAATAGAAATCCCTATGTCTTAAATGATGAAGAACTCGCCCAGTTTAGACGCTCTGAACTAGGCTTTGTTTTTCAAGATTTTAATCTTGTGCATACACTAACAGTGAAAGAAAATATTTTATTGCCATTAACATTAGATAGCTTTCCTGCACCCAAAATGCGTCAGCGCTTAAAGCATGTCGCTCAATTTCTTGGTATCGAGGAACTGTTACCTAAACGTATTTATGAAATTTCAGGTGGACAAAAACAACGAGTAGCCATAGCTCGAGCTGTTATTCATGAACCTAGCCTATTGTTAGCAGATGAACCTACAGGAAATCTAGATTCAAAGGCGGTCAATGATGTGATGAACTTATTTACCTCCATTAATCACGAGCTCAAAACAGCTATTCTCATGGTGACCCATGATCCTTATGTAGCCAGCTTCGCCAATCGAATTATTTTTATGAAAGATGGCAAGTTGTATAATGAAATACATCGTGGCAACAACCGCAAGCAATTTTACCAAGAAATAATGGATACGCTTGCTTTTTTAGGTGGTGGGCATCATGAGCTTTAA
- a CDS encoding sensor histidine kinase, with protein MKLFFREHLSILILYGISFLLLPWIIHTLDDLASHYGYFIFLASFLFSIWLLGRYYRRRKFYKHLQKDIHTQEDLHLFEPRAPIEQVYSERLRQIQYLFLTQQQQLDEQAQEKQLVLSHFAHQMKTPLSVIQLIVQSASNKTTEELLQWQIVNKECDKLTFTLNQLLTYERTSHLVADLKVEPIVLKELVQEVINDLKDYFIMNDIFPKMMLAENHIIYSDRKWLKIVLYQVFNNAIKYSDIASTIQIHYDNATLHIKNYGETIPTSEISRVFDLFYTGMKGRTSGEATGIGLYLVKKILTTLDHPFTLQSSDRVTTFSINFSNSQKK; from the coding sequence ATGAAGCTATTCTTTCGAGAACATCTAAGCATTCTTATTCTCTATGGCATAAGCTTTCTGCTATTACCTTGGATTATTCATACTTTAGATGACCTTGCGTCACACTATGGCTACTTTATCTTTCTTGCCAGCTTTCTGTTTAGTATATGGCTACTAGGTCGTTATTATCGTAGACGAAAGTTTTATAAGCATCTACAGAAAGATATCCACACACAGGAGGATCTTCATCTGTTTGAACCACGTGCACCAATTGAACAAGTTTATAGCGAAAGATTGAGACAAATACAGTATCTATTTTTAACTCAGCAACAACAATTAGACGAACAAGCACAAGAAAAGCAATTGGTTCTATCACATTTTGCACATCAAATGAAGACGCCATTATCTGTTATTCAATTAATTGTTCAATCCGCATCCAACAAAACTACTGAAGAATTACTACAATGGCAAATCGTTAATAAAGAATGCGATAAACTGACATTTACACTTAATCAGCTATTAACGTATGAGCGCACATCTCATTTAGTAGCCGATTTAAAAGTTGAACCCATTGTTTTAAAGGAACTAGTGCAGGAGGTCATCAATGATTTGAAGGATTACTTTATCATGAATGACATTTTTCCAAAAATGATGCTTGCTGAAAACCATATTATTTATTCAGATCGAAAATGGTTAAAAATTGTACTTTATCAAGTGTTCAATAACGCCATTAAATATAGTGACATAGCAAGCACAATTCAAATTCATTATGACAACGCCACTTTACACATAAAAAACTATGGTGAAACAATCCCTACTAGCGAAATATCACGAGTGTTTGATTTATTTTATACGGGTATGAAGGGGCGAACGAGTGGCGAAGCAACAGGTATAGGATTATATTTAGTGAAAAAGATATTAACTACATTAGATCACCCCTTCACTCTTCAATCCTCTGACCGTGTTACGACTTTTTCCATAAATTTTTCAAACAGCCAAAAAAAATAA
- a CDS encoding response regulator transcription factor — MYKIYIIEDDVNIASLIVEHLSKYQYECYPVQQFQHIIEEFNAIQPHLVIMDINLPTYDGYFWSRKIRQLSTCPIIIVSARVNDIDQVYGIENGADDFITKPFSLDVFMAKVNGLLRRTYGEYASTETTTMTIANTTLNPDTVRLQAEGNESLLTLKEMQLSKLLFEAYPNVVPRQKLLSAIWDDEAFVEENTLSVNIGRLRRKMEAIHSQLEIKTIRGLGYQLVEEGK, encoded by the coding sequence ATGTACAAAATATACATAATAGAGGACGATGTAAATATTGCTTCACTAATCGTTGAGCATTTATCCAAGTACCAGTATGAATGCTATCCTGTCCAACAATTTCAGCACATTATCGAAGAATTTAATGCCATTCAACCCCATCTAGTCATTATGGATATCAATCTCCCAACCTATGATGGCTATTTTTGGTCACGAAAAATTCGTCAGCTCTCAACCTGCCCCATCATCATTGTTTCTGCCAGAGTAAATGATATTGATCAAGTATATGGTATTGAAAATGGGGCTGACGACTTTATCACGAAACCTTTTTCATTAGACGTCTTTATGGCAAAGGTTAATGGATTACTCCGACGCACATATGGTGAATATGCTTCAACCGAAACAACTACCATGACCATAGCTAATACTACATTAAATCCAGATACAGTTCGTCTTCAGGCAGAAGGTAATGAGAGCCTGTTAACATTAAAAGAAATGCAGCTAAGTAAGCTATTATTTGAAGCCTATCCCAATGTTGTGCCTCGTCAAAAGCTACTAAGTGCTATTTGGGATGATGAAGCCTTTGTAGAGGAAAATACATTGTCCGTGAACATTGGTCGACTACGTAGAAAAATGGAAGCAATCCACTCACAACTTGAGATTAAAACCATTCGTGGTCTAGGTTATCAATTAGTGGAGGAAGGTAAATGA